In the Enterobacter cloacae subsp. cloacae ATCC 13047 genome, CGAAAACAACGATCGCCATGATTACTTACCGTCCGATTTTTCGATGCCAGGCATCGGCTTGTCCTGAGGAAGCCCCTCAAGTCCAGATTTGACCTTGGCGTTCTCGGAAGCTTTTGCCTGTGCGCTGTTGGCTTTTGCCTGAGCAAAGACGAGCTCATTCACGACGTAAGGTTGCTCTTTATGAACTGAAAGCCACTTCTCGAACGCATCCTTGTCTACGCCATCGGTAAGACCATAACCGCCAATGACATTGGCAGAATTGGAGCCATTCAGCGTTACCGTGTAGCCATCTTGCTCAACAATCAGGCCATTGGGAAGTTTGCAACCTACTACGATAGTCTCTGCCATGAATTAAACCCCGATCATGCTGGCGATACCCAGCGGTTGACGAATGATTGCACCCCATGTGCCGCCTGATTTCTTCTGCTTCCAGCTGGATTCTTCAACCACAACTGCGTGCGCACGCATCTTCTCGGTGAAGGCCGCATAAGCGGTATCTTGCTCACCAAGACGATCTGCAATCAGCTGCACGAGTTCGCCCGCATCAGTTGAATATTCAACTGCAGTTTCAACACGCAGGTTAGGGAAGTTTTTCTTCAGCAGGTCAGACACGTTGACGTTGTACATGTTGGTCTTGGTCAGGTTCACTTCCGCAGAAGGAGACATGGCAAGAGTCATGGAGTCAGTACGCTCAATCAAACCTTTGGTTTGAGAAACCAACTGGCCGTACAGCTTGACGATATCGTCATACACCGCCTGGCCATCTTTGGTTGCCCAGGTTACAGCTCCGCCAGTGCCGGTAGCATTTGGCGTGATTGATGCCGTCAAAGAAGGGTCATTCAGCAGTCCATAGTTCATCAGGCCGTCGATACCGAAGAAGTAGGACTTGTTCTGGAACTTATTCAGCACCAGAGCAGATGCTACGTTAAGCTCTGCCGCGTAACCGATACGTGCCGCGCCGTACATATCCAGCTCACGTTCACCCCAGCGGGTATGGGTCTGGTAATGGTAAGACTGGCGAGGAACCCAGTTAACGTTCGCTGCAGTCATGCCGTTGTTGTTGAAGTCGCCATATGAGCTGGTCTCACCGGTGCTTTCAACGATTGGGAACTGCGCGGTCAGGGTAGTCCAGTCGCCTTTTTTCACTTCACCAATGATTTCAGCTGCTTTCATCGGTGTGACCAGAACACGAATCAACTCAGGATCAACGTAGTTGGTGAAGTACGCCGGGATACCTGCGTTATTCGCGGTAACCATGGTTGGTTGAGCATCCATAGCCAACTGGAAGTTTTCTGCGAAGTCAGGCTTCAGGTAGTCTTTCGCGCCCGGCAGAATGATGCCGTATTTGCCGCTAGCAGCGGAATAGTGTTTCTGAAATTCGTTCATTACTTGCTCCAGGTGCTGATTTTGACCAGTTCGCCCGCATCGCAAGCGCTACCAGCATAGAAAGGCGTTTCGACTGCGCCGGAAATGGTTGCCCCTGCCGCACCGGTTTTAATGGTGCCGTCAGCAAGCACAGCAAAGATTTTCTGTCCGCGAGTTGCTGCCGTGGCGGTGCGCGCCCAGAAGTCGCCCGCGGTCATCAGGGTTACTTCACGGCCTGGCTGAATGAGCATTGAAGCCTCACCAAGCCATACAGTGATTGATGCCTGACCATCGCGATGGACGAAGCCAGAAGGAGCGCCGGTACCGGTATTTGATGCAACACCATCGACAGCCCATGCAAAGCGACCAACAGTAAGACCGCTAGTGCCAGCTACCAATGCTGCTTCGCCAGCCAGGAAAGTGGCGTGAGGGTTGGTGCTAGCAAAGCCACCTTCAACACCCGGTGCTGGGTATTGGTTAATTACACTCTGAAAACCTGCCATGTTAGAAACCTCGTTTCAGTTTGCCAGCGGTCGGGAAAGCTTTCTCAAATTCACTGACGGTTGCGGAATCCTGCGCAATGACAGGGCGTTTATTGTTCTGCTGCTCGATAGCCATTTTGACCATCTTAGGGAAGGCCGAAGGATGAACGCCTTCGATATCCACCCCAGCCTGCTCAAGTGCAGTGCGGTAGACATCATCAGCGGAGTCCATTGCAACGACATCGCCAATCAGTGGGCGCACAGCCTGCTCAGCTTCACGCACTTTGCGGAAGTTCTCCGCCGCACGTTTGGTTGCGCTGTCCGCAGCTAAGCGAATAGCACTGTCCATTGCCGTTTTGGAGACTTTGTCGTCTTTTTTGTCGTCTTCATCGTCTTCGTCTTCGGCTGGCTTTTTCTTTTTGTCATCGCTGTCTTCATCATCTTCGTCGTCAGCGGTTTTCTTCTTCTCGTCGTCCTTGTCGTCATCCTCGTCTTCAGCCGGTTTCTTTTCTTTCTCGTCTTCTTTTTCGGCTTCATCCAGCGCCAGAAGCGCCTTCCGTACTTCAGCCTCCAAATCAGCATCAGCTGCCAGTAACGGCTTCAGCGTTGCGCGAATAATCGCGGCTTTACGTTTGCTCATGAGCATTAACTCCGGGGGTAATGAATCTGCGACCAATACGTCGCTTCCTGCGCGGCCTCTTTCAACCAGCGCTACGTGGTTCCCGATGATGTCCCGCATGATGCCGTCATAAGGCTCTCCATTCGGTGTAACTCCGGGGGTCATGTCAGCGACGTATTGGTACGACGAAGACAATTCTTCCTGCTCTTCCGTCTCAATACCGGCGATTGCGGAGTCATCCCAAACTGATAAACCGTTTGTCAGATACGTTCCGTCAAAGTCTGCATTTGAATGCGTTACACCAACGCGATATTCACGCGGAGGGTCGCCGGGGAAGTCAGGTGTATGGATTGATAAAAGGGGAATGTTGTTGAATGTTGCAGCGGCTTTCTTCAGTTCGTCAGGGTGTCGCCATAACTGGTAAATCTTATCTGGCTCTAGCCCGAGCTTTTCAGCATTTGGAATTTCTCTCCCGAAGTAGGGGCATACATTCGCTTTGCTGATATTGCTTAACTTAACCTGAAGCCTGCCGTTGCCATCAAACGAGCGCATCGAAGCGCGGTCAAATGCCAACCGTTCAGTTGTTTTCATTGTTTATTCCGTCTAGCTAAGACCGGGTATGACTGGTGACCAGGTGCAACGACAGTTGATTTCCTCGCCAGGCATAACCCATTTGCCGTCCAGATACATCCCCTTGCTTAGCTCAAACACCTTTCCATCAGCTTTAACGTGCGATGGTCGTGGTTCTTTCCCAGCATGTGAGTGCTTCCAGACGCCCTGAGTGATACCGAGTGATTGCTGCCTTGCTGCCTGCATTACTGAAGTTGCTTTGTTATTCTGATCGCGTGCGATTAATGCCGCACGCCTGCGCGTAATGCCATAGCGCTTCTGAAGTTCGCCAGTGAGGTAAGACAGGTCACGCCCCCTTGCAACCGAGCGCATTACCAGCCCCTCAACCTCAGTGAAATATTTCTCAGGAATTGAGCGTATCAGTCCAACGTTCTCTGCAATGGTCGCCTGCAGTGCGTTATTCATCGGCGCGGTCATCTTGAACTCAACCGTGAATCCTGCAGTTTCGAGCGCGTTATGCAGTGATACATCAGTATTCTTCATCGCATCACCGGCAAACCTTTCGGCCAGCTTCTGAGATACGTTGTCGAATGCCTTTGTCCATCGCTTAGCGAGCTTCTTCATGGCATCACGCATAAACACGGCAGGAGATGCGTCCATTGCCACCGCTGCACCGCTCGCTTTGTAGTTAGCAGTCAGCCAGTACACAACGGACTTCTGCATCTCTCTGATGTGGTTGTCTAGCTGTCTGCGATACCACGCCTCAACACCTGCATTAGGATTAATTGCTCTCAGCGTTTGCCGCGTCGATTTCTTCTTCCCGCTGGTCATCGTCTTCGTAGTCGTCTTCGATTTCGATGTCATCGCTTAGGTCCAGTGAGTGGTATGGGCTGTCAGGGTCATTTGCGATCTTCTGCCGAATCTCGTTACCCGTCAGCGCTCCAGTTGCTACGTTTACCGCGTCGGTATCAGCGTCAATTTTGCGAATTTCCGCTTTCTCTTTCTCGGTCATCTCGTAGAGAGGCTCAAACTCGAAGTAGATATCCGGGTCGATGTCGCCAAACTCAGATAACTGGATGATGTCCAGAACGCGCTTCAGGTTGTCTTTGAAGATGGATTGCTGCAGTGCGTGGATGTAGTCGTAGAAGACTCGAATCTCGCCATCAGATGAGGCATTAAGGCCTGCAGGTGAAATGCCTAGCAGCTTGACCAGAGGAATGCTGGAAACTGCCGCCATTTGCTCCTGAGCTTGCGCCTGTAGGGCGTCAAGACCACCAAGGGGGGCACTGATAAACTCAGCCTTTTCTTCCTGCGCTGGCGTGTTATCTACAGCAAAAGCACCGCGATTGTCCCGGCACTGATTGAGCATCTGAAGGCGATTGATAAGCGACTCTGCTCCGCCACCCTGCAACACTGTCGCCATGTTTGTTGAAAGTACAGGAATGGTGAACGAGTGAATCAGGTCGCTAACACTATCCCTCGTTCTCAGCCAGTTATTGACGTACGGCTCGGCAATCTGCGTCAGACTCAGTCCACGGAAGTTGTACGTTGCTTTAAGCAGGTCAGGCACCTCTCTCGATACAAAATCAAGCATGCGGCTGGCATTGACCGTCTTAGCCATCACAAACCATTCTGTCGGTTTGTAGAAGTCAGGACTCATCGGGTTATCTGTGTTATACACGCCCGGGTAAGTCCAGACTGGCTCAATAACGGTGAATCCCTTGAGGCTGCCTTTCTTAATCTTCTTGTCAGACAGGAACAGCTTTGACTGCAGCTCTACCGGGTCATTCCATGCAGACACGCCTTTAGCCGACTGCACATCGATATAAATCTGACCGCCGCCAAAGTAACCGTCGTGCTCTGCTGCCTCGCGGAACCGGTCCTTAACCTTGAACTTCTCCATTGCAGCGTAGAGTTGCTTAACGCGCTCAGCCTTATCGTCATCGCCTACAGTCTTGAGCTTGACCCACTTGCGGGTCATCTCTTCTGCGATGGTTCCGACCATCTTGCGATATTCAGGCTTTTGAGCG is a window encoding:
- a CDS encoding DUF2184 domain-containing protein, translating into MNEFQKHYSAASGKYGIILPGAKDYLKPDFAENFQLAMDAQPTMVTANNAGIPAYFTNYVDPELIRVLVTPMKAAEIIGEVKKGDWTTLTAQFPIVESTGETSSYGDFNNNGMTAANVNWVPRQSYHYQTHTRWGERELDMYGAARIGYAAELNVASALVLNKFQNKSYFFGIDGLMNYGLLNDPSLTASITPNATGTGGAVTWATKDGQAVYDDIVKLYGQLVSQTKGLIERTDSMTLAMSPSAEVNLTKTNMYNVNVSDLLKKNFPNLRVETAVEYSTDAGELVQLIADRLGEQDTAYAAFTEKMRAHAVVVEESSWKQKKSGGTWGAIIRQPLGIASMIGV
- a CDS encoding structural cement protein Gp24 — protein: MAGFQSVINQYPAPGVEGGFASTNPHATFLAGEAALVAGTSGLTVGRFAWAVDGVASNTGTGAPSGFVHRDGQASITVWLGEASMLIQPGREVTLMTAGDFWARTATAATRGQKIFAVLADGTIKTGAAGATISGAVETPFYAGSACDAGELVKISTWSK
- a CDS encoding DUF2213 domain-containing protein, yielding MKTTERLAFDRASMRSFDGNGRLQVKLSNISKANVCPYFGREIPNAEKLGLEPDKIYQLWRHPDELKKAAATFNNIPLLSIHTPDFPGDPPREYRVGVTHSNADFDGTYLTNGLSVWDDSAIAGIETEEQEELSSSYQYVADMTPGVTPNGEPYDGIMRDIIGNHVALVERGRAGSDVLVADSLPPELMLMSKRKAAIIRATLKPLLAADADLEAEVRKALLALDEAEKEDEKEKKPAEDEDDDKDDEKKKTADDEDDEDSDDKKKKPAEDEDDEDDKKDDKVSKTAMDSAIRLAADSATKRAAENFRKVREAEQAVRPLIGDVVAMDSADDVYRTALEQAGVDIEGVHPSAFPKMVKMAIEQQNNKRPVIAQDSATVSEFEKAFPTAGKLKRGF
- a CDS encoding phage minor head protein yields the protein MQKSVVYWLTANYKASGAAVAMDASPAVFMRDAMKKLAKRWTKAFDNVSQKLAERFAGDAMKNTDVSLHNALETAGFTVEFKMTAPMNNALQATIAENVGLIRSIPEKYFTEVEGLVMRSVARGRDLSYLTGELQKRYGITRRRAALIARDQNNKATSVMQAARQQSLGITQGVWKHSHAGKEPRPSHVKADGKVFELSKGMYLDGKWVMPGEEINCRCTWSPVIPGLS
- a CDS encoding DUF1073 domain-containing protein, translating into MWPFKKKQVAAPEPVKEQKPEMKIRAEAVAEIQAKPPREIEQYKPPKGVIPESIEKGILAMDSTPYAALNEAYMGYTYGYPDSFPGYPYLATLAQKPEYRKMVGTIAEEMTRKWVKLKTVGDDDKAERVKQLYAAMEKFKVKDRFREAAEHDGYFGGGQIYIDVQSAKGVSAWNDPVELQSKLFLSDKKIKKGSLKGFTVIEPVWTYPGVYNTDNPMSPDFYKPTEWFVMAKTVNASRMLDFVSREVPDLLKATYNFRGLSLTQIAEPYVNNWLRTRDSVSDLIHSFTIPVLSTNMATVLQGGGAESLINRLQMLNQCRDNRGAFAVDNTPAQEEKAEFISAPLGGLDALQAQAQEQMAAVSSIPLVKLLGISPAGLNASSDGEIRVFYDYIHALQQSIFKDNLKRVLDIIQLSEFGDIDPDIYFEFEPLYEMTEKEKAEIRKIDADTDAVNVATGALTGNEIRQKIANDPDSPYHSLDLSDDIEIEDDYEDDDQREEEIDAANAESN